The DNA sequence CTGCTCCTGAGGTCAGGATGCATGGCTCGGGCAGCCCTGAGGCATGGCTTTCTCTCATTCCAGATGATGCCAGGAAAGACCAAAGCAGATGTTGCTGACCCAGCACCGCTTCTTAGCCAGGAGCCCCCCAGAAACAGTACAGAACAGCAGGGCCCGGCCTCTGGGTCTTCTGTGTCCTTTGTGGGTACCAGCGGCTGCCCTGAGGCCTACAAGCGGCTCCTATCCAGCTTCTACTGCAAGGGGACACACGGCATCATGTCACCACTGGCCAAAAAGAAGCTCCTGGCCCAGGTGAGCAAGGTGGAGGCCTTGCAGTGCCAGGAGGAGGGCTGTCGCCATGGGGCGGAGCCCCAGGCATCCCCAGCTGTTCACCTCCCAGGGAGTCCCCAGAGCCCCAAAGGGCTGACTGAGAATTCCAGGCACCGGCTGACCTCTCAGGAGGGATTGCAGTCCCCGGGTGGCAGCCTCAGGGAGGAGGTGCAGGCGGGCCCCTGCCCGGCAGCCCCCATCTTCACGGGCTGCTTCCACACCCACCCCACCGAGGTGCTGAAGCCTGTCAGCCAGCACCCCAGGGACTTCTTCTCCAGACTTAAAGATGGGGTGCTATTGGGGCCTCCTGGCAAAGAGGGGCTGTCAGTGAAAGAGCCCCAGCTGGTGTGGGGCGGGGACGCCAACCGCCCTTCTGCATTCCACAAAGGCGGCTCCAGAAAGGGCGTTCTCTACCCCAAGCCCAAAGCCTGCTGGGTGTCCCCCATGGCCAAGGTCCCACCCGAGAGCCCCACGCTCCCACCCACCTTTCCTGGTAGCACAGGCCTGGGCAGCAAGCGCAGCCTGGAGGAAGAGGGTGCTGCCCACAGTGGGAAGAGACTGCGGGCCGTGTCTCCCTTTCTTAAGGAGGCAGATGCCAAGAAATGTGGGGCCAAACCTGCGGGGTCCGGCCTGGTCTCCTGCCTTCTGGGCCCAGCCCTGGGGCCTGTGCCCCCAGAGGCCTACAGGGGCACCATGCTGCACTGCCCGCTGAACTTCACTGGCACCCCAGGCCCCTTGAAGGGCCAGGCTGCACTCCCCTTCAGCCCCCTGGTCATCCCAGCCTTCCCAGCCCACTTCCTGGCCACTGCGGGCCCCTCACCCATGGCCGCTGGCTTGATGCACTTCCCGCCCACATCCTTCGACAGTGCTCTCCGCCACAGACTTTGCCCGGCCTCATCTGCCTGGCATGCACCATCAGTCACAACCTATGCAGCGCCCCACTTCTTCCACCTCAACACCAAGCTGTAGGCCAGCCCATGTGGAGTCGACCGGGGCCGACAGCGGGCAGGTGCTGCTGCTAGAGGGCTCTGGACTAGTGCCTGTTACCCAGGACACCCAGGCCATGCCCCTGGCTGGGCAGCCTGGCACAAGTGAAGGAGGTGGTGGGAAAACTGGGTGTATCTCAAGGCAGCAGGCTGAGCCCAGAGCAGAGGACACAGTTGTTACAAGGCCCTGGGAGAGGGTGGGCAGCTCCCACTGCCCCAGAGCAGCGCTCAGAGCACCCAGGTTGCCCACGGAAAATCCAATAAACAGAAACGAATGGGAATCCACATGGCCCTGAGGTGCACATGGTATGGGCCTTTGTAACGGCAGGCAAGGTGGGGGTGAGCTCGTGGGTGGGGCTGCCATTAGGGGGCCAAGGAGGTGGACCTGAACGCCACCACCCCGAGAGCAGGCCTAAAGCAAACCCCAGCCTCTGCCCCTGTGTAGGCAGCCTCTGACATCCATCCTTGCCTTCGGTCTGGCTTCCTAGTTGAGCCTCGGGAACATGTCGCCTTTCTCATTGTGGAGATGGGGATTGGAGACCCTGGGAGGGTCAGTGACTTGCCCAGGTTCCCCTGGCAGGAGGGGCAGAGGAGGACTGCACAGGCCGTGTGACTCCTGTGCTCTGAGGACCCCAGGCTGTTACCAGTGCCCCCTGGGGTTTGGGGGTGTGACCAGGACGCCTGAGTTGGTCTGCCTTGGTGGTGGATGTAGATTATCTGGGGCCTGTAGCCGAGCCCTCTCTGCAGCACCATCCCACTTGCCTGACCCACATGGACGGTCCAGAATTGGACTGGATTGAAATCACAGGAGGTGCCTGGAGGGAAAGGGGAGCAGATGCCCCGTCTCGGCCTGGGTGTCTGCGTCGGTAACAAGCCCCTGCGGTTTCAGATGTGGTTGCCCCAGGGCTCATCTAGAACCCCCGTGGCCTGATGCCCTGCTTGCTGCAGGCCTGATGGGAGCAGGGCCTTGGCTcaggaggagggagggcaggTTCTTTTCAGAGGCACCATCCCCTCTCTCCACAAGCAGCCTGCACCCAAGCAATTTCATATGTAGTCCTGGAAAAGTGGGGCTACTGCTGGCCAAGCAGAGGGTAGATGTCGGGGCATCAGGTGTGAGCAGGTCAGCGGGCGACACACACCACTGGAACTTGCCGTGCCCGCTGGGCCTGGGATGCTCATGATCTCCGGCCGTGGGAGGGGCCCCCATAGTTTGCaggtagggaggctgaggccagggatGGGAAGGGTCTTGCTTGCCCAAGGCCACCATTCACAATGACAGAACCCAGGCCAGGGAACGTGCAGCATGCTTGGCACCAGGGAGTGGGTGGCCAGGCCAAAAGTGCACCCTAtccagcccctgcccctggccACCTCCTTCAGGAGCAGCCTGTGACCGGTGGAGGGGCAGAGGGTGGTGGTCCCTGCTGTTGAGAGCACTCAGGCTCTGCAGGGGCATCTCCCAAACTTCCACCTCCTTCCTTCTGAGAGGTGCCAAGATGCCAGCCTAAGCACCTGCAGTGACCTGCCCTGAGCTCCCACTGCCACATGCAGTCCTTCTCTCCGAGCTGCAGAGGCTCAGTGGATGATAAAGGATGGgaaggggccgggtgcggtggctcaagcctgtaatcccagcactttgggaggccaaggcgggcagatcacctgaggtcaggagttcgtgaacagcctggccaacatggtgaaactctgtctctacaaaaaatacaaaaattagcggggcatggtggcggacgcctgtaatcccagctacttgggaggctgaggcggcagaatcacttgaactcgggaggtggaggttgcagttagcccagactgcgccactgcactccaccttagGCAACGagtaaaactcaaaaaaaaaaaaagggtgggtgGGGGGGGCTGAGTTCTGCCCACCCTCCAGGCCCTGGGTGCT is a window from the Macaca mulatta isolate MMU2019108-1 chromosome 13, T2T-MMU8v2.0, whole genome shotgun sequence genome containing:
- the ARID5A gene encoding AT-rich interactive domain-containing protein 5A isoform X3 — encoded protein: MAAPVKGNRKQSAEGDILDPPASPKPVGEQNGSQNPIPLEVTGRRLWKNVYDELGGSPGSTSAATCTRRHYERLVLPYVRHLKGEDDKPLPTSKPRKQYKMAKENRGDDGATERPKKAKEERRMDQMMPGKTKADVADPAPLLSQEPPRNSTEQQGPASGSSVSFVGTSGCPEAYKRLLSSFYCKGTHGIMSPLAKKKLLAQVSKVEALQCQEEGCRHGAEPQASPAVHLPGSPQSPKGLTENSRHRLTSQEGLQSPGGSLREEVQAGPCPAAPIFTGCFHTHPTEVLKPVSQHPRDFFSRLKDGVLLGPPGKEGLSVKEPQLVWGGDANRPSAFHKGGSRKGVLYPKPKACWVSPMAKVPPESPTLPPTFPGSTGLGSKRSLEEEGAAHSGKRLRAVSPFLKEADAKKCGAKPAGSGLVSCLLGPALGPVPPEAYRGTMLHCPLNFTGTPGPLKGQAALPFSPLVIPAFPAHFLATAGPSPMAAGLMHFPPTSFDSALRHRLCPASSAWHAPSVTTYAAPHFFHLNTKL
- the ARID5A gene encoding AT-rich interactive domain-containing protein 5A isoform X4: MAKENRGDDGATERPKKAKEERRMDQMMPGKTKADVADPAPLLSQEPPRNSTEQQGPASGSSVSFVGTSGCPEAYKRLLSSFYCKGTHGIMSPLAKKKLLAQVSKVEALQCQEEGCRHGAEPQASPAVHLPGSPQSPKGLTENSRHRLTSQEGLQSPGGSLREEVQAGPCPAAPIFTGCFHTHPTEVLKPVSQHPRDFFSRLKDGVLLGPPGKEGLSVKEPQLVWGGDANRPSAFHKGGSRKGVLYPKPKACWVSPMAKVPPESPTLPPTFPGSTGLGSKRSLEEEGAAHSGKRLRAVSPFLKEADAKKCGAKPAGSGLVSCLLGPALGPVPPEAYRGTMLHCPLNFTGTPGPLKGQAALPFSPLVIPAFPAHFLATAGPSPMAAGLMHFPPTSFDSALRHRLCPASSAWHAPSVTTYAAPHFFHLNTKL
- the ARID5A gene encoding AT-rich interactive domain-containing protein 5A isoform X2 — encoded protein: MAAPVKGNRKQSAEGDILDPPASPKPVGEQNGSQNPIPLEDSPEAGGEREEEQEREEEQAFLVSLYKFMKERHTPIERVPHLGFKQINLWKIYKAVEKLGAYELVTGRRLWKNVYDELGGSPGSTSAATCTRRHYERLVLPYVRHLKGEDDKPLPTSKPRKQYKMAKENRGDDGATERPKKAKEERRMDQMMPGKTKADVADPAPLLSQEPPRNSTEQQGPASGSSVSFVGTSGCPEAYKRLLSSFYCKGTHGIMSPLAKKKLLAQVSKVEALQCQEEGCRHGAEPQASPAVHLPGSPQSPKGLTENSRHRLTSQEGLQSPGGSLREEVQAGPCPAAPIFTGCFHTHPTEVLKPVSQHPRDFFSRLKDGVLLGPPGKEGLSVKEPQLVWGGDANRPSAFHKGGSRKGVLYPKPKACWVSPMAKVPPESPTLPPTFPGSTGLGSKRSLEEEGAAHSGKRLRAVSPFLKEADAKKCGAKPAGSGLVSCLLGPALGPVPPEAYRGTMLHCPLNFTGTPGPLKGQAALPFSPLVIPAFPAHFLATAGPSPMAAGLMHFPPTSFDSALRHRLCPASSAWHAPSVTTYAAPHFFHLNTKL
- the ARID5A gene encoding AT-rich interactive domain-containing protein 5A isoform X1, which produces MTNQEQDREVILAWRRLGTALVDTSGGSCSGVPSLWGGALSSSPCPRALRADTCASRTQEQSLPPRTVARCSLGNWGWGQGTLCLLQPVVSARPQQPATNWGPSQCLLFSPQDSPEAGGEREEEQEREEEQAFLVSLYKFMKERHTPIERVPHLGFKQINLWKIYKAVEKLGAYELVTGRRLWKNVYDELGGSPGSTSAATCTRRHYERLVLPYVRHLKGEDDKPLPTSKPRKQYKMAKENRGDDGATERPKKAKEERRMDQMMPGKTKADVADPAPLLSQEPPRNSTEQQGPASGSSVSFVGTSGCPEAYKRLLSSFYCKGTHGIMSPLAKKKLLAQVSKVEALQCQEEGCRHGAEPQASPAVHLPGSPQSPKGLTENSRHRLTSQEGLQSPGGSLREEVQAGPCPAAPIFTGCFHTHPTEVLKPVSQHPRDFFSRLKDGVLLGPPGKEGLSVKEPQLVWGGDANRPSAFHKGGSRKGVLYPKPKACWVSPMAKVPPESPTLPPTFPGSTGLGSKRSLEEEGAAHSGKRLRAVSPFLKEADAKKCGAKPAGSGLVSCLLGPALGPVPPEAYRGTMLHCPLNFTGTPGPLKGQAALPFSPLVIPAFPAHFLATAGPSPMAAGLMHFPPTSFDSALRHRLCPASSAWHAPSVTTYAAPHFFHLNTKL